A genomic window from Elaeis guineensis isolate ETL-2024a chromosome 3, EG11, whole genome shotgun sequence includes:
- the LOC105041841 gene encoding uncharacterized protein: MCPLRLIFVFLSATLAGYFAWKTVRSTPHSPILGDSSGIEDSVDGDSEKRRGTDARKVIGDGFWVFLDMASGRYLWRVMKGR, encoded by the exons ATGTGTCCCTTGCGCCTGATTTTTGTCTTTCTCTCCGCCACACTCGCCGGATACTTCGCATGGAAGACGGTCCGGTCAACTCCCCATTCCCCCATTTTGGGCGACTCGTCCGGGATCGAGGACTCCGTCGATGGCGATTCGGAGAAACGCCGAGGCACTGATGCGAGAAAG GTGATTGGAGATGGGTTCTGGGTGTTTCTGGATATGGCCAGTGGGAGGTATCTGTGGAGAGTGATGAAGGGAAGGTGA